From the Streptococcus sp. 29887 genome, one window contains:
- a CDS encoding ABC transporter permease, translating into MNLLNKENQILLREMVKTDFKLRYQGSIIGHLWSILKPFMMFTIMYLVFVRFLKFDDGTPHYAVSLLLGMVTWNFFTEATNMGMLSIAARGDLLRKISFPKEIIVISSIIGAAINYGINIAVVMLFAIINGVQLDFGVLMLLPAFVELITLATGLAFILSSFFVKYRDMGPIWEVVLQAGMYSTPIIYSITYIIQRGHTGVAKIMMMNPIAQVVQDLRHHIVFDGATISWDIYDNKWMVAIPYLISIVVFIIGFTIFKKNSKKFAEIL; encoded by the coding sequence ATGAATTTATTAAATAAAGAAAACCAAATTCTCTTAAGAGAAATGGTCAAAACTGATTTTAAATTACGCTACCAAGGGTCTATCATTGGACACCTCTGGTCAATTTTAAAACCATTTATGATGTTTACAATCATGTATTTGGTTTTTGTGCGGTTTCTAAAATTTGATGATGGAACCCCCCATTATGCTGTAAGTTTATTACTTGGAATGGTGACTTGGAACTTTTTTACAGAAGCTACAAATATGGGGATGCTTTCCATTGCAGCGCGCGGTGACTTATTGCGTAAAATTAGCTTTCCTAAAGAAATTATAGTTATTTCATCAATTATTGGTGCGGCAATCAACTATGGAATAAATATTGCAGTAGTTATGCTTTTCGCCATTATCAATGGTGTACAGCTTGATTTTGGTGTGTTGATGTTATTGCCAGCATTTGTAGAGTTAATTACTTTGGCAACGGGACTGGCATTCATTTTGTCTAGCTTTTTTGTAAAATATCGTGATATGGGACCGATTTGGGAAGTAGTCTTGCAAGCAGGGATGTACTCGACACCAATTATTTACTCCATCACCTATATCATACAAAGAGGGCATACTGGGGTAGCCAAGATTATGATGATGAATCCTATTGCTCAAGTTGTACAAGATCTTCGACATCACATTGTCTTTGATGGGGCGACTATTTCATGGGATATTTATGACAATAAATGGATGGTAGCTATTCCATATCTCATATCTATTGTAGTATTTATTATTGGATTTACAATCTTTAAAAAGAATTCTAAGAAATTTGCGGAGATTCTATAA
- a CDS encoding polysaccharide ABC transporter ATP-binding protein, which yields MSNKEIALKVESVSKTFKLPTESTQSLRTTLVNYFRGIKGYKEQQVLKDISFEVEKGDFFGIVGRNGSGKSTLLKIISQIYVPEKGKVSVNGTLVPFIELGVGFNPELTGRENIYLNGALLGFTRSEIDAMYDDIVEFAELEEFMDQKLKNYSSGMQVRLAFSIAIKAEGDILVLDEVLAVGDEAFQRKCFEYFASLKKQKKTVILVTHDMASVQRFCTKAMMIDSGEISIIGDPNMVAGKYTLRNVEHRTDSKKVEGETVEKGEKRKNSIDVLSIRTKNSSKATDTFYLTDDILVEVKYKVNKPLTFTIGTSFRDYGDNLVAGIGSIADMALLNKEEGEYLAECRIPASQFIKGEYSVNVSFWSDTRELLGYEDITMEGNPPKINIVEANVARSGQFNAQGTWSEI from the coding sequence ATGTCAAACAAAGAAATTGCATTGAAAGTTGAGTCAGTAAGCAAGACTTTTAAACTACCAACCGAATCAACTCAAAGTTTGAGAACGACATTGGTAAACTATTTTAGAGGAATCAAAGGCTATAAAGAGCAGCAGGTGCTGAAAGATATATCTTTTGAAGTAGAAAAAGGGGATTTTTTTGGAATTGTTGGTAGAAATGGTTCAGGGAAATCTACACTGTTGAAGATTATTTCACAAATCTATGTTCCTGAAAAAGGAAAAGTAAGCGTAAATGGTACACTTGTTCCCTTTATAGAACTAGGAGTTGGTTTCAATCCGGAGCTAACAGGGAGAGAGAATATTTATTTGAACGGAGCCCTTCTTGGTTTTACACGGTCAGAAATTGACGCCATGTATGATGACATCGTAGAGTTTGCTGAACTTGAAGAATTCATGGATCAGAAACTAAAGAATTATTCGAGTGGTATGCAGGTACGTTTGGCTTTTTCAATTGCTATTAAGGCAGAAGGTGACATCTTGGTACTTGATGAAGTCTTGGCTGTAGGGGATGAAGCTTTTCAGAGAAAATGTTTTGAGTATTTTGCTAGTCTAAAAAAACAAAAGAAAACAGTTATTTTAGTCACTCATGATATGGCATCTGTGCAACGTTTTTGTACAAAGGCCATGATGATTGATTCGGGAGAAATTTCTATCATTGGCGATCCAAATATGGTTGCTGGAAAATATACCTTACGTAATGTAGAGCACCGAACCGATAGTAAGAAAGTTGAAGGAGAAACTGTAGAAAAAGGTGAAAAGCGGAAAAATAGTATTGATGTTTTATCAATTCGAACCAAAAATTCGAGCAAAGCAACCGATACTTTTTATCTAACGGATGATATTTTGGTCGAGGTGAAATATAAAGTAAATAAGCCTTTAACCTTTACTATAGGAACTTCTTTTAGAGATTACGGTGATAATCTGGTTGCAGGAATAGGAAGTATAGCAGATATGGCTCTTCTGAATAAAGAAGAAGGTGAATATCTAGCTGAGTGCAGAATTCCAGCATCACAATTTATCAAGGGTGAATATTCTGTAAATGTTTCATTTTGGAGTGATACACGTGAACTTCTTGGATATGAAGATATCACAATGGAAGGAAATCCGCCTAAGATAAATATTGTGGAAGCAAATGTTGCTCGCAGTGGTCAATTTAATGCTCAAGGCACTTGGAGTGAAATTTAG
- a CDS encoding polysaccharide pyruvyl transferase family protein translates to MEYKFALLNYSTENIGDEVQSIAARRFLPRIDEYVDRDKLAEWEPNQPTKLIMNGWYNRDPKGWPPKNSDLLKPLLTSIHVSVKDDAVREAFETTESLDFLKKNGPVGARDEQTLEFFKQQGLETYFSGCVTLTLQRDPDIKKQDFILAVDVPKDVVKKMRESTKREVIELSVYHYPFLENEERFKVAEYMLALYQSAHAVVTTRLHCFMPSLAFETPVLLIKDSEKYEPARYGGLDTLPHSLTDKEYIEHPEKYPLDNPLPNPTEYQTIREEMIERIQGFTGYSNNATFRTLPLSEFPLSISAIRIFAFTWSSTFKKALLEGDVAWDEERIADFERIVAEQAEEISILNTTKQELHQDIKSLNNEIVSKNIEIDYLTNEIKKIENSLSWKLTKPLREMKSVLKKIIKR, encoded by the coding sequence ATGGAATATAAGTTCGCACTATTAAATTATTCAACAGAGAATATTGGTGATGAAGTTCAAAGCATCGCCGCTAGACGTTTCCTACCACGCATTGATGAGTATGTTGATAGGGATAAGTTGGCGGAGTGGGAACCAAATCAACCAACAAAGTTAATTATGAATGGTTGGTATAATAGAGATCCGAAGGGATGGCCACCTAAGAATAGTGACCTTTTAAAACCGCTTCTGACTTCTATACATGTTAGTGTGAAGGATGATGCGGTTAGAGAGGCATTTGAAACGACTGAAAGTTTAGATTTTCTTAAAAAAAATGGTCCTGTTGGGGCGCGTGATGAACAAACGCTAGAGTTTTTCAAGCAACAGGGATTAGAAACCTATTTTTCCGGATGTGTCACTTTAACTTTGCAACGTGATCCGGACATTAAGAAACAAGACTTCATTTTAGCTGTAGATGTTCCTAAAGATGTCGTTAAAAAAATGCGAGAATCAACTAAACGTGAAGTCATTGAATTATCGGTATACCATTACCCATTTTTAGAAAATGAGGAACGTTTTAAAGTGGCGGAGTACATGCTAGCTCTTTACCAATCAGCCCATGCAGTTGTAACGACAAGGTTGCATTGCTTTATGCCATCATTAGCATTTGAAACACCAGTTCTTCTAATCAAGGATTCAGAAAAATATGAACCTGCACGTTATGGTGGTTTAGATACTTTGCCACATAGTTTGACTGATAAAGAATATATTGAACATCCTGAGAAGTATCCACTTGATAACCCTCTTCCAAATCCTACAGAATATCAAACTATTCGTGAGGAAATGATAGAACGGATACAGGGGTTTACAGGTTATTCAAATAATGCAACTTTTCGAACATTACCATTGAGTGAGTTTCCACTAAGTATTTCGGCTATTCGTATTTTCGCATTTACTTGGTCATCCACCTTTAAGAAAGCTTTATTAGAAGGTGATGTTGCTTGGGATGAGGAAAGAATAGCAGATTTTGAACGGATAGTAGCTGAGCAGGCAGAAGAAATTTCAATTTTGAATACTACGAAACAGGAGTTGCATCAGGATATTAAATCTTTGAATAATGAGATTGTTAGCAAAAACATTGAAATTGACTATCTTACAAATGAAATTAAAAAAATAGAAAACTCACTTTCATGGAAATTAACCAAGCCTCTTAGAGAAATGAAGAGTGTATTGAAAAAAATTATAAAAAGATAG
- a CDS encoding glycosyltransferase family 1 protein produces MNIFGKVFRTYKNEGLRAVSRKVYQQLTSTGQNIQVGVSVPSKIDMNTLPQMPQFVDLATADYINYPYIKPEKLDKEFLNIAWVSPPVGPGGGGHTTISRFVKYLQSQGHHITFYIYHNNTIPQSAKEAQDIFSRSYGIDVDVEELEDFKNQDLVFATSWETAYAVFNLQGERLHKFYFVQDFEPVFFGVGSRYMLAEATYKFGFYGITAGKWLVNKVGQYGMQSDYFDFGADIDIYKPKSPIVKKKKIAFYARAHTERRGFEIGVMALKIFKERHPEYEIEFFGQDMSNYDIPFEFVDRGILNKAQLAEVYHESVACLVLSLTNVSLLPLELLVAGCVPVMNDGDNNRMVLGEIDDILYTEAYPVALAEKLCQAVERSDINEHAKEMSDKYTGLSWEESYKKVEMIIRREVLNG; encoded by the coding sequence ATGAACATTTTCGGAAAAGTCTTTAGGACATATAAGAATGAAGGCTTGCGCGCTGTTAGTCGAAAAGTTTATCAACAGTTAACCTCAACTGGACAGAATATCCAAGTTGGAGTAAGCGTACCTTCAAAAATTGATATGAATACTCTGCCACAAATGCCACAATTTGTCGATCTAGCTACTGCAGACTATATCAATTATCCATATATCAAACCAGAAAAGTTAGATAAAGAATTTCTAAATATTGCTTGGGTATCTCCTCCAGTTGGACCAGGCGGAGGTGGGCATACGACTATTTCACGTTTTGTAAAATATTTACAAAGTCAAGGACATCATATAACATTTTATATCTATCATAACAATACAATTCCTCAATCAGCCAAAGAAGCACAAGATATTTTTTCGCGTTCTTATGGTATTGATGTTGATGTTGAAGAGTTAGAGGATTTTAAAAATCAAGACCTTGTGTTTGCAACAAGTTGGGAAACTGCTTATGCAGTCTTCAATCTTCAAGGGGAACGCCTTCATAAGTTTTACTTTGTTCAAGATTTTGAACCAGTTTTCTTTGGTGTAGGGTCGCGTTATATGTTGGCTGAAGCAACCTATAAATTTGGTTTTTATGGTATTACCGCTGGAAAATGGCTTGTAAATAAAGTTGGACAATATGGGATGCAATCTGACTACTTTGATTTTGGTGCGGATATTGATATTTATAAGCCAAAATCCCCTATCGTTAAAAAGAAGAAAATTGCCTTTTATGCTCGTGCCCATACGGAGCGTAGGGGATTTGAAATCGGAGTAATGGCTTTAAAGATTTTTAAAGAACGTCATCCGGAATACGAAATCGAATTCTTTGGTCAAGATATGTCTAATTATGATATTCCTTTTGAATTCGTTGACCGCGGTATTTTAAATAAGGCGCAATTAGCAGAGGTTTATCACGAAAGTGTAGCTTGTCTTGTCCTCTCTTTAACAAATGTTTCATTATTACCATTGGAACTTTTGGTGGCTGGTTGTGTACCAGTCATGAATGATGGGGATAATAATCGTATGGTACTTGGTGAAATTGATGATATTCTCTATACAGAAGCCTATCCTGTGGCCCTAGCGGAAAAACTTTGCCAGGCTGTTGAGCGTTCCGATATCAATGAACATGCTAAAGAAATGAGCGATAAATATACGGGGCTATCTTGGGAAGAGAGTTATAAAAAAGTTGAAATGATTATTCGTCGAGAGGTTTTGAATGGCTGA
- a CDS encoding glycosyltransferase family A protein, which translates to MADQLKATVFIPVYNGERDHLEETLSALYRQVTDFKWDVLITDSGSSDNSVAIINYFSEKYGNLRLLHLSKEEFSHGKTRQMAAEISQGEIMVYLTQDAVPHNEQWLAEMVRPFAMHSDIVAVLGNQKPRHYCFPAMKYDILAVFNEQGVSDSLTFWQRLDESQRGKYTKESFYSDVCSAAPRRFLTEKIGYRPVAYSEDYEYGKDILDAGYIKVYNAKAIVEHSNDVRLSEYRRRIFDETYNVRLNSGITNNVSIFSVITNVFKASLKDSVKIISDKDYNWKRRMYWLLVNPLFHIEKWRGIRLANRVDLNQDISQYSLEKKKG; encoded by the coding sequence ATGGCTGATCAATTGAAAGCGACAGTATTTATTCCAGTTTATAACGGGGAACGGGACCATTTAGAAGAAACCTTATCTGCTTTATACCGTCAAGTCACAGATTTTAAGTGGGATGTTTTAATAACAGATTCAGGTTCTTCTGATAATTCGGTTGCAATTATCAATTATTTTTCTGAAAAATACGGTAATCTCCGTCTTCTTCATTTATCAAAGGAAGAATTTTCGCATGGGAAAACTCGTCAAATGGCTGCTGAGATTAGTCAAGGTGAAATAATGGTCTATCTTACTCAAGATGCAGTTCCTCATAATGAGCAGTGGTTAGCGGAAATGGTAAGACCCTTTGCGATGCACTCGGATATCGTGGCCGTATTAGGAAATCAAAAACCACGTCATTACTGTTTTCCAGCCATGAAGTACGATATTCTAGCGGTATTTAATGAACAGGGCGTATCTGATTCATTGACTTTCTGGCAGAGATTAGATGAGAGCCAAAGAGGAAAATATACGAAAGAATCTTTTTATAGTGATGTGTGTTCTGCTGCCCCACGTCGATTTCTAACTGAAAAAATTGGTTATCGCCCTGTAGCTTATTCAGAAGATTATGAATACGGGAAGGACATATTAGATGCAGGCTATATCAAGGTTTATAATGCAAAAGCAATTGTTGAGCATTCAAACGATGTGCGACTATCGGAGTATAGACGACGAATTTTCGATGAAACATATAATGTTCGTTTGAATAGTGGTATAACAAATAATGTTTCTATTTTCTCGGTTATTACAAATGTATTCAAAGCAAGTTTGAAAGATAGTGTAAAAATTATTTCTGATAAAGATTATAATTGGAAAAGAAGAATGTATTGGCTTTTGGTTAATCCTCTCTTTCATATTGAAAAATGGCGAGGTATTCGTCTGGCGAATCGTGTTGATTTAAACCAGGATATTTCGCAATATTCTTTAGAAAAGAAGAAAGGGTAG
- a CDS encoding DUF2142 domain-containing protein → MQIQKIVMEKFRNIFIGIFLVFFAQLTLPILFEWKINLNFWYIVIAIVLYFLLVDFKNPEKIARNAFLLILSFGTVIALIRPVQYALDEESHLENAIGISDSFLFEYSDETISDYDSVFLHDGIRNQANFKGDDYWYNVEHQPSKIAGVPKSFDNPSFLPGAIGWNIGRLVSNKVYISYYIGRIVHVLAYALLVFLSIKISKVYQKMLYLMGTLPSALYVVSGYHYDYLYYGASLILVALLTNVLARKEKITSKFVVKFQSLVLLFVFSKFPFVLLGTLLTFLPKEYFASKKARILGVVSFFPVILFAVIYSGILNIFNFSGSVTGESPGLGYFLKHPLPIIRTMLSAPEAILENFIRRPLQYISHDSGLLFTATTLIVLSVLFVLILCTRITVPKIWGTYTVLLMLGITFLMVYAITGDPRVYNPGNISVGGVQGRYYYFMICLIPLFLGNWLNSFIPIIQPSEEVDRKLTIAIQYLLSFLVIFTVSVGFYTQI, encoded by the coding sequence ATGCAAATACAAAAAATAGTGATGGAGAAATTTCGTAATATCTTCATTGGAATTTTCTTAGTCTTTTTCGCACAACTTACTTTGCCAATTCTATTTGAGTGGAAAATTAATTTGAATTTTTGGTACATTGTAATTGCTATTGTTCTCTATTTTTTATTAGTAGATTTCAAAAATCCTGAAAAAATAGCTCGAAATGCTTTTCTTCTCATTTTGTCTTTTGGAACAGTTATTGCTTTGATTCGACCAGTTCAATATGCTTTGGATGAAGAATCCCATTTAGAAAATGCAATTGGGATTTCTGACAGTTTTCTATTTGAATACAGTGATGAAACAATTTCTGATTATGATTCTGTCTTTTTACATGACGGTATTCGTAATCAAGCAAACTTCAAGGGAGATGATTACTGGTATAATGTAGAGCATCAACCGAGCAAAATTGCAGGTGTTCCGAAATCTTTTGATAATCCTTCTTTTTTACCAGGGGCAATAGGCTGGAATATTGGTCGTTTGGTGTCAAATAAGGTTTATATCTCGTACTACATAGGGAGAATAGTCCATGTATTAGCCTATGCGCTATTAGTGTTCCTCTCTATTAAGATTAGTAAAGTATACCAAAAAATGCTTTATTTAATGGGGACATTACCATCTGCTCTTTATGTGGTTTCTGGCTACCACTATGATTATTTATATTATGGCGCTTCACTTATTTTGGTTGCTTTGCTTACGAATGTTTTGGCTCGAAAAGAAAAAATTACCTCTAAGTTTGTTGTCAAATTTCAAAGTTTAGTGCTTTTATTCGTTTTTTCTAAGTTTCCTTTTGTTCTGTTAGGAACCTTATTAACCTTCTTACCAAAAGAATACTTTGCCTCTAAGAAAGCAAGGATACTAGGAGTAGTATCGTTCTTTCCAGTCATTCTATTTGCTGTAATTTATTCAGGGATCTTAAACATATTTAATTTTTCTGGTTCTGTGACGGGAGAGAGTCCTGGATTAGGTTACTTTTTGAAACATCCATTGCCAATTATTAGAACTATGCTTAGCGCACCAGAGGCAATTTTAGAGAACTTTATTCGACGTCCTCTTCAATATATTAGTCATGATTCGGGGCTACTATTTACAGCTACAACACTAATTGTGTTATCGGTACTATTTGTACTTATTCTTTGTACACGCATTACAGTACCTAAGATATGGGGAACATATACAGTGTTGCTTATGTTAGGGATTACCTTTTTGATGGTATATGCAATTACAGGAGATCCTCGTGTATATAATCCTGGCAATATTTCTGTCGGTGGAGTGCAAGGAAGATACTATTATTTTATGATCTGTCTAATCCCATTGTTTTTGGGAAATTGGTTGAACTCTTTTATACCGATTATCCAACCAAGTGAGGAAGTGGATCGTAAATTGACGATTGCTATTCAATATCTTTTGTCTTTTTTAGTAATCTTTACAGTAAGTGTTGGGTTCTATACTCAAATTTAA
- a CDS encoding lipopolysaccharide biosynthesis protein, with protein MRGETKPIVDIKYQYFWNMLGTISSTAVSIVLLLIVSRLTSPSIADSFSIAFTLGQQFLVIGLFGVRNFQATDVNESYSFSAYFLSRVMSILLMLVSLMLYLNVTGFTNEKYWIIVFMVLYRACDAISDVYQGEFQQKQRSDLAGKVLFYRSLSTIVVFILVLLVTGNLLVATISLFLTNLILSYFLDIRYYQLNFSRSSFEINSSWQGSWNILKLCLALFISSFIINYIFNLPKIIIDSFITVGYLGEGLQRDFNILFMPTFVLNLLLMLLRPMLTEISIFLHNGQISAYNRQVKKIFGALIGLHLLVLVGGYLLGIPILSLIFGVNLSPYLLSFIILLVGAGFNVYSVMIDNVLTIHRKQYYLLFSTILAFIFSSAITKVLIRKFAILGASISFTLTMLVYFMSSLLVYHIVNRKIAKMEINKK; from the coding sequence TTGAGAGGAGAAACTAAACCAATAGTAGATATTAAGTATCAATATTTTTGGAATATGCTTGGGACAATTAGTTCGACAGCTGTTTCTATAGTTCTACTTTTAATTGTATCAAGATTAACATCTCCGAGTATTGCAGATTCTTTTAGTATTGCTTTTACGCTGGGACAACAGTTTTTAGTGATAGGCTTATTTGGAGTTAGAAACTTTCAAGCTACAGATGTTAATGAGAGCTATTCATTTAGTGCCTACTTTCTTTCTAGAGTAATGAGCATATTACTAATGTTAGTTAGTTTAATGCTTTATTTGAATGTGACAGGCTTTACTAATGAAAAATATTGGATAATCGTTTTCATGGTTCTTTATCGAGCGTGTGATGCCATTTCAGATGTCTATCAAGGAGAGTTTCAACAAAAACAGCGTTCGGATTTAGCAGGGAAAGTTTTATTCTACCGTAGCTTGTCTACTATTGTTGTGTTTATTCTAGTTTTGTTAGTTACTGGTAATCTTTTAGTAGCTACGATTTCACTTTTTCTTACCAACTTAATATTGTCCTATTTCTTAGATATTAGATATTATCAATTAAACTTCTCCAGAAGTAGTTTCGAAATTAACTCTAGTTGGCAAGGCAGTTGGAATATCCTTAAATTATGTTTGGCTCTATTTATTAGTAGCTTTATCATCAATTACATTTTTAATTTACCAAAAATTATTATTGATAGTTTTATAACTGTAGGATATCTTGGAGAAGGTTTGCAACGAGATTTCAATATATTATTTATGCCAACATTTGTCCTTAATCTTTTACTAATGCTTTTAAGACCAATGTTAACAGAAATATCAATCTTTTTGCATAACGGTCAAATTAGTGCCTATAACAGACAGGTTAAAAAGATTTTTGGTGCTTTAATAGGTTTACATCTATTAGTTTTAGTTGGAGGCTATTTACTAGGAATTCCAATATTAAGTCTTATTTTTGGAGTAAACTTGTCACCATATCTATTATCATTTATTATTTTACTTGTTGGTGCTGGATTTAATGTCTATTCGGTAATGATTGATAATGTACTAACAATTCATCGCAAGCAATATTATCTACTATTCTCGACTATACTGGCGTTCATATTTTCTAGTGCAATAACTAAAGTGCTTATTCGTAAGTTTGCTATTTTAGGTGCATCTATTAGTTTTACTTTGACAATGTTGGTTTATTTCATGTCAAGTTTGCTGGTTTATCATATTGTTAATAGGAAGATAGCGAAAATGGAAATAAACAAAAAGTAA
- a CDS encoding glycosyltransferase family A protein: MENNHTFVICAYGDSPYLEECILSLRNQTVQSTIILYTSTPSEHIEHLCQEYSIPYHVKQGGGIGIDWNNALSFANTRFVTIAHQDDLYKENYAEKILSEFRRDLKHTIVYSDYVEYRDGREIEANTNLKIKTLMLNVLSWFPNWMFWRNRILAFGNAICCPAVTYDMDKLNGFQFETKMRTNLDWYAWYDISSHYRGSFGYVSDKLMCHRIHQDSETSNTIRDNVRTKEDMEMYRLFWPEFMVKILIYFYEKSQESNG; encoded by the coding sequence ATGGAAAATAATCACACTTTTGTGATTTGTGCTTATGGTGATAGTCCATATTTAGAAGAGTGTATTCTTTCTTTGAGAAATCAAACAGTACAATCAACTATTATTCTTTATACCTCGACACCTAGTGAGCACATTGAACACTTGTGTCAGGAATATTCAATTCCTTATCATGTGAAGCAAGGTGGTGGGATTGGTATTGATTGGAATAATGCTCTATCATTTGCCAATACTCGCTTTGTTACGATTGCACATCAGGATGACTTGTATAAAGAAAATTATGCTGAGAAAATTTTGTCTGAGTTCCGTCGGGATTTAAAGCATACAATTGTGTATTCTGACTATGTTGAGTATCGTGATGGTCGAGAAATAGAAGCGAATACAAATTTAAAGATTAAAACTTTAATGTTGAATGTGCTGTCCTGGTTTCCAAATTGGATGTTTTGGAGAAATAGGATTCTAGCTTTTGGCAATGCTATTTGTTGCCCAGCCGTGACCTATGATATGGATAAACTAAATGGTTTTCAGTTCGAAACTAAAATGAGAACAAATTTAGATTGGTATGCATGGTACGATATTAGTTCGCATTATCGCGGAAGTTTTGGTTATGTTTCTGATAAACTGATGTGCCACCGTATTCATCAGGATTCTGAAACATCAAATACAATTAGAGATAATGTCAGGACAAAAGAAGATATGGAAATGTATAGACTATTTTGGCCGGAATTCATGGTTAAAATTCTGATTTATTTCTATGAAAAAAGTCAAGAGTCTAATGGATAG
- a CDS encoding glycosyltransferase family 2 protein produces the protein MFNKKSDTLIIIPAYNEEGSIEAVVRNLEKNFQEFDYVVVNDGSKDTTSEICHRNGFNIIDLPVNLGLTGAVQTGFKYAYKMGYRQAVQFDGDGQHLPEYIGDLVAEIQKGQDCVIGSRFVSEPKNNSLRMLGNRLISWSIKLTTGQTITDPTSGMRMFNQELIKDFALNVNYTPEPDTISFLIRQGYKIKEVQVKMLERQAGQSYLTLSRSIKYMIHMFTSILLIQNFRRK, from the coding sequence ATGTTTAATAAGAAATCAGATACACTGATTATTATTCCAGCTTACAATGAAGAAGGTTCAATAGAAGCGGTTGTGCGAAATCTAGAAAAGAACTTTCAGGAATTTGATTACGTTGTTGTGAACGATGGTTCTAAAGATACGACTTCTGAAATTTGCCACCGAAATGGATTTAATATTATTGATTTGCCGGTGAATCTAGGTTTAACAGGTGCCGTTCAGACTGGTTTTAAATATGCCTACAAGATGGGGTATAGACAGGCAGTTCAGTTTGATGGCGATGGTCAACACCTTCCAGAATATATTGGGGACTTAGTAGCCGAAATTCAAAAAGGTCAAGATTGTGTCATTGGTTCGCGGTTCGTGTCTGAACCTAAAAATAATTCTTTACGTATGTTAGGTAATCGTCTTATCAGCTGGTCAATAAAATTAACAACAGGTCAAACGATTACTGATCCAACATCTGGAATGCGAATGTTTAATCAAGAGTTGATTAAGGACTTTGCATTAAATGTTAACTATACTCCGGAACCTGATACCATTTCTTTTCTGATTCGCCAAGGCTATAAGATAAAAGAAGTCCAAGTAAAAATGCTTGAAAGACAGGCGGGTCAATCCTATTTAACTTTATCTCGTTCAATTAAGTATATGATTCATATGTTCACATCAATTTTGTTGATACAAAATTTTAGGAGGAAATAA
- a CDS encoding DUF2304 domain-containing protein, which translates to MALQFQLLLIVTAVLTSAVILLNIRKSNIQIEDSIFWFFFSGILVIFALVPQAIGQLSDWIGIESPANFVFLAIIFLLIVNQYRMTLKQAKLELKLKDLIQYIAIETKK; encoded by the coding sequence ATGGCTCTTCAATTTCAATTATTACTTATTGTGACAGCCGTTTTGACTTCGGCAGTTATTCTATTGAATATTCGAAAATCCAATATTCAAATAGAAGATAGTATCTTTTGGTTCTTTTTTTCAGGTATTCTAGTTATTTTTGCACTTGTACCCCAAGCCATTGGTCAATTATCAGATTGGATTGGGATCGAATCCCCTGCTAATTTCGTGTTTTTAGCTATTATTTTTTTACTAATAGTTAATCAGTACCGTATGACATTAAAGCAAGCCAAATTGGAACTCAAACTGAAAGATCTTATTCAATATATAGCTATTGAAACTAAGAAGTAA
- a CDS encoding EbsA family protein: MIKIFGKIRYHWQPELSWGIIYWSLTFIPLFMSMTLLLEKLRVSGIFLLLIFLFLLLVILGLHRYFEIKESQLRIVSANLFAIQDIEIAQITKVEVSYIAVRIFSNEFPEGKVYHMRKWPKKFFVNHLALHPAFSGEVVLSDHLLKQDYFEIYYAKKAKSIN, from the coding sequence ATGATCAAAATTTTTGGTAAAATCCGTTACCATTGGCAACCAGAACTTTCCTGGGGCATTATTTACTGGTCACTTACCTTCATTCCACTTTTCATGAGCATGACCCTGTTGCTGGAAAAACTACGCGTGTCAGGAATATTTCTTTTACTAATATTTCTATTTTTACTCTTAGTAATCTTAGGATTACACAGGTATTTTGAAATAAAAGAAAGCCAATTGCGCATTGTATCGGCTAATTTATTTGCCATACAAGATATAGAAATTGCTCAGATAACCAAAGTGGAAGTTTCCTATATTGCTGTCCGCATCTTTTCCAACGAATTTCCTGAAGGAAAGGTCTATCATATGCGGAAATGGCCTAAAAAGTTTTTTGTTAATCATTTAGCCCTGCATCCTGCATTTTCAGGGGAAGTGGTGTTGTCTGACCATTTGTTGAAGCAAGATTACTTCGAAATTTATTATGCAAAAAAAGCCAAATCAATCAATTGA